One region of Pan paniscus chromosome 5, NHGRI_mPanPan1-v2.0_pri, whole genome shotgun sequence genomic DNA includes:
- the MHC-DMB gene encoding HLA class II histocompatibility antigen, DM beta chain isoform X1, producing MITFLPLLLGLSLGCTGAGGFVAHVESSCLLDDAGTPKDFTYCISFNKDLLTCWDPEENKMAPCEFGVLNSLANFLSQHLNQQDTLMQRLRNGLQNCATHTQPFWGSLTNRTRPPSVQVAKTTPFNTREPVMLACYVWGFYPAEVTITWRKNGKLVMPHSSAHKTAQPNGDWTYQTLSHLALTPSYGDTYTCVVEHIGAPEPILRDWTPGLSPMQTLKVSVSAVTLGLGLIIFSLGVISWRRAGHSSYTPLPGSNYSEGRHIF from the exons ATGATCACTTTCCTGCCGCTGCTGCTGGGGCTCAGCCTGGGCTGCACAGGAGCAG GTGGCTTCGTGGCCCACGTGGAAAGCTCCTGTCTGTTGGATGATGCTGGGACTCCAAAGGATTTCACATACTGCATCTCCTTCAACAAGGATCTGCTGACCTGCTGGGATCCAGAGGAGAATAAGATGGCCCCTTGCGAATTTGGGGTGCTGAATAGCTTGGCGAATTTCCTCTCACAGCACCTCAACCAACAAGACACCCTGATGCAGCGCTTGCGCAATGGGCTTCAGAATTGTGCCACACACACCCAGCCCTTCTGGGGATCACTGACCAACAGGACAC GGCCACCATCTGTGCAAGTAGCCAAAACCACTCCTTTTAACACGAGGGAGCCTGTGATGCTGGCCTGCTATGTGTGGGGCTTCTATCCAGCAGAAGTGACCATCACGTGGAGGAAGAACGGGAAGCTTGTCATGCCTCACAGCAGTGCGCACAAGACTGCCCAGCCCAATGGAGACTGGACATACCAGACCCTCTCCCATTTAGCCTTAACCCCCTCTTACGGGGACACTTACACCTGTGTGGTAGAGCACATTGGGGCTCCTGAGCCCATCCTTCGGGACTGGA CACCTGGGCTGTCCCCCATGCAGACCCTGAAGgtttctgtgtctgcagtgaCTCTGGGCCTGGGCCTCATCATCTTCTCTCTTGGTGTGATCAGTTGGCGGAGAGCTGGCCACTCTA GTTACACTCCTCTTCCTGGGTCCAATTATTCAGAAG GACGGCACATTTTCTAG
- the MHC-DMB gene encoding HLA class II histocompatibility antigen, DM beta chain isoform X3, with translation MITFLPLLLGLSLGCTGAGGFVAHVESSCLLDDAGTPKDFTYCISFNKDLLTCWDPEENKMAPCEFGVLNSLANFLSQHLNQQDTLMQRLRNGLQNCATHTQPFWGSLTNRTRPPSVQVAKTTPFNTREPVMLACYVWGFYPAEVTITWRKNGKLVMPHSSAHKTAQPNGDWTYQTLSHLALTPSYGDTYTCVVEHIGAPEPILRDWRRHIF, from the exons ATGATCACTTTCCTGCCGCTGCTGCTGGGGCTCAGCCTGGGCTGCACAGGAGCAG GTGGCTTCGTGGCCCACGTGGAAAGCTCCTGTCTGTTGGATGATGCTGGGACTCCAAAGGATTTCACATACTGCATCTCCTTCAACAAGGATCTGCTGACCTGCTGGGATCCAGAGGAGAATAAGATGGCCCCTTGCGAATTTGGGGTGCTGAATAGCTTGGCGAATTTCCTCTCACAGCACCTCAACCAACAAGACACCCTGATGCAGCGCTTGCGCAATGGGCTTCAGAATTGTGCCACACACACCCAGCCCTTCTGGGGATCACTGACCAACAGGACAC GGCCACCATCTGTGCAAGTAGCCAAAACCACTCCTTTTAACACGAGGGAGCCTGTGATGCTGGCCTGCTATGTGTGGGGCTTCTATCCAGCAGAAGTGACCATCACGTGGAGGAAGAACGGGAAGCTTGTCATGCCTCACAGCAGTGCGCACAAGACTGCCCAGCCCAATGGAGACTGGACATACCAGACCCTCTCCCATTTAGCCTTAACCCCCTCTTACGGGGACACTTACACCTGTGTGGTAGAGCACATTGGGGCTCCTGAGCCCATCCTTCGGGACTGGA GACGGCACATTTTCTAG
- the MHC-DMB gene encoding HLA class II histocompatibility antigen, DM beta chain isoform X2 — protein sequence MITFLPLLLGLSLGCTGAGGFVAHVESSCLLDDAGTPKDFTYCISFNKDLLTCWDPEENKMAPCEFGVLNSLANFLSQHLNQQDTLMQRLRNGLQNCATHTQPFWGSLTNRTRPPSVQVAKTTPFNTREPVMLACYVWGFYPAEVTITWRKNGKLVMPHSSAHKTAQPNGDWTYQTLSHLALTPSYGDTYTCVVEHIGAPEPILRDWTPGLSPMQTLKVSVSAVTLGLGLIIFSLGVISWRRAGHSRRHIF from the exons ATGATCACTTTCCTGCCGCTGCTGCTGGGGCTCAGCCTGGGCTGCACAGGAGCAG GTGGCTTCGTGGCCCACGTGGAAAGCTCCTGTCTGTTGGATGATGCTGGGACTCCAAAGGATTTCACATACTGCATCTCCTTCAACAAGGATCTGCTGACCTGCTGGGATCCAGAGGAGAATAAGATGGCCCCTTGCGAATTTGGGGTGCTGAATAGCTTGGCGAATTTCCTCTCACAGCACCTCAACCAACAAGACACCCTGATGCAGCGCTTGCGCAATGGGCTTCAGAATTGTGCCACACACACCCAGCCCTTCTGGGGATCACTGACCAACAGGACAC GGCCACCATCTGTGCAAGTAGCCAAAACCACTCCTTTTAACACGAGGGAGCCTGTGATGCTGGCCTGCTATGTGTGGGGCTTCTATCCAGCAGAAGTGACCATCACGTGGAGGAAGAACGGGAAGCTTGTCATGCCTCACAGCAGTGCGCACAAGACTGCCCAGCCCAATGGAGACTGGACATACCAGACCCTCTCCCATTTAGCCTTAACCCCCTCTTACGGGGACACTTACACCTGTGTGGTAGAGCACATTGGGGCTCCTGAGCCCATCCTTCGGGACTGGA CACCTGGGCTGTCCCCCATGCAGACCCTGAAGgtttctgtgtctgcagtgaCTCTGGGCCTGGGCCTCATCATCTTCTCTCTTGGTGTGATCAGTTGGCGGAGAGCTGGCCACTCTA GACGGCACATTTTCTAG